In one Planctomycetia bacterium genomic region, the following are encoded:
- a CDS encoding winged helix-turn-helix transcriptional regulator — MLNDAFKALSDPSRRLILARLRHEGELNAGELAEQFDMTKPTMSHHFTVLKEAGLVKSRREGQQIIYSLNTTVVEDVVSLFLDLMKPASKTAANGKKEKRGS, encoded by the coding sequence GTGCTCAACGATGCCTTCAAGGCTCTCTCTGATCCCTCGCGGCGACTCATCCTGGCACGTTTGCGTCATGAAGGTGAGTTAAACGCTGGTGAACTGGCAGAGCAGTTCGATATGACCAAGCCGACCATGTCGCATCATTTCACGGTGCTCAAGGAAGCTGGCCTGGTCAAGAGCAGGCGGGAAGGGCAGCAGATCATTTATTCCCTGAATACCACAGTTGTGGAGGATGTTGTCAGCCTGTTTCTGGATTTGATGAAACCAGCCAGCAAGACAGCGGCAAACGGAAAGAAAGAAAAGAGGGGATCATGA